The proteins below are encoded in one region of Paralysiella testudinis:
- a CDS encoding purine-cytosine permease family protein translates to MAGVMQPQHNGAPDDTVSDVSTEIVSEHDRASKGSLTMAWWGVCSAMFYIVVGIAMAKAYGTVNAIIGLGITVVAYGIVNGIISRYAISTGLSVGLFSRVLFGAKGAALATLIFFVTAIYYAVFEGSVIAVTLNHMYPGISYTIAALIVVLYSVPLIFGSVQHWLDKFNGVLLPFYILGLVGAVVLATSQYGYTDAWLRMGPENPSPTGWWNVCVYYMGVWILMMFTFDYARFGKKEDSKYHALFNFGIPFYMLAFFLSGLAGIYLVNTIPHEGDVSEVSIAFGLIELMGIFGLLFVWITQTRINTANYFLATTNMQAFFKDVFKLNLNKMVWAVVVGIIVYLLMLINVFAYLLQALAYQGVFVVAWVAIALTHILHPRRKQIFGEVPQIRSAKLPAFDASGLTAWLVASAVGIVLMNLGGSWTNWYATITFFTAAILYALLMPKQRQKLLP, encoded by the coding sequence ATGGCAGGCGTAATGCAACCGCAACACAACGGTGCGCCCGACGACACCGTATCCGACGTATCCACTGAAATTGTCAGCGAACACGACCGCGCCTCCAAAGGCTCGCTCACCATGGCTTGGTGGGGCGTGTGCAGTGCCATGTTCTACATTGTGGTGGGCATTGCCATGGCCAAAGCCTACGGCACCGTCAACGCCATTATCGGCTTGGGCATCACCGTGGTGGCCTACGGCATTGTCAACGGCATCATCAGCCGCTACGCCATCAGCACCGGCTTATCGGTGGGGCTGTTTTCGCGCGTGCTGTTCGGTGCCAAAGGCGCGGCGCTGGCCACGCTGATTTTTTTCGTTACCGCCATTTACTACGCCGTGTTTGAAGGCTCGGTGATTGCCGTTACCCTCAACCACATGTATCCGGGCATTTCCTACACCATTGCCGCGCTGATTGTGGTGCTCTACAGCGTGCCGCTGATTTTCGGCAGCGTGCAGCACTGGCTGGATAAATTCAACGGCGTGCTGCTGCCGTTTTACATTCTGGGCTTGGTGGGCGCGGTGGTGCTGGCCACCAGCCAATACGGCTATACCGATGCCTGGCTGCGCATGGGACCGGAAAACCCCTCGCCCACCGGCTGGTGGAATGTGTGCGTGTACTATATGGGGGTGTGGATTTTGATGATGTTCACTTTCGACTACGCCCGCTTCGGCAAAAAAGAAGACAGCAAATACCACGCCCTGTTTAACTTCGGCATTCCGTTTTACATGCTGGCGTTTTTCCTCAGCGGGCTGGCGGGCATTTATTTGGTCAACACCATTCCGCATGAAGGCGATGTGTCTGAAGTGTCGATTGCGTTTGGCTTAATCGAGCTGATGGGCATCTTCGGCCTCTTGTTTGTGTGGATTACCCAAACCCGCATCAACACCGCCAACTACTTCTTGGCCACCACCAATATGCAGGCATTTTTCAAAGACGTGTTCAAGCTCAACCTCAATAAAATGGTGTGGGCGGTGGTGGTGGGCATCATCGTGTATCTGCTGATGCTGATCAACGTATTCGCCTATCTATTGCAGGCGCTGGCTTATCAAGGCGTGTTTGTGGTGGCATGGGTGGCCATTGCGCTCACCCATATCCTGCACCCGCGCCGCAAGCAGATTTTCGGCGAAGTGCCGCAAATCCGCTCGGCCAAGCTGCCCGCCTTCGATGCCAGCGGCCTCACCGCTTGGCTTGTAGCCTCCGCCGTAGGCATTGTGTTGATGAATTTGGGCGGCAGCTGGACCAATTGGTACGCCACCATCACCTTCTTCACCGCTGCCATCCTCTATGCCTTACTGATGCCCAAGCAACGGCAAAAACTGCTGCCGTAA